The DNA region ACGAAAACGCTGTAATTGTCAAGGAGCAGATCCGAATTGTATCAGTTGTTCTGGTGAAGGTTATATCGGCCGTTTTGCGATTTTTGAAGGTTTACCGATTGTTGATTCGATTCGTGAGTTGATCTTACAACAGGCTTCTACTCAAGAGATCCGATCAAAGATGAGGGAATTACATTATAAGCAATTACAGGATATTTTAATGGAAAAAGTCGAGCAAGGAGAAACAACGATAGAGGAATTCCATCGGGTTTTGGTGACGGATTATGAATAAGATTTTATGGTTTTCACGAAAATGGGATGATTCTTTACGGATTGAGTTCAGTCGACTCATGAAGGTACAGATTCGAAATGGAATCCCGTTAACGCAAGGAATTCGCTTAATCAAAGACGTTTTACCAAATAAGGTTAGTCATGATCTCGATCATTTTATTTATTGGATGGAGCAAGGAGAAACGATATCCGCTACGTTACAAAAGCTTCAATTTCCGAAAACTTATGTTTCTTTTATCACTATTGGGGAAAGTCATGGAGACTTAGCTTTAGCTTTTGAACAATGTGAGTCGTATTATCAACAAAAATATCAATTTAAAAATACTGTACGAAATGCTGTATCATATCCAATTTTTCTTCTACTATTGATCATTCTTTTATTCCTGTTTTTCACCACGATTTTGCTTCCCCAGTTTCTACAATTATATGTGACACTTCAAATTGAAATCCCATCTACAACTCGGTTGATTTTCACAATTTTTAAGTGGTTTCACGACTATAAATTATGGATTTTACTTTCTGCATCTGTAAGTTTCATTGTTATTTATTATCTTTTAAGAAAGAAAGTTTATCATAAAAAAATAAAATTATGGATGCTTCATTTTCCAGGATTGAAAAAATATTGGTTACAAAAATATACCTTTTTATTTAGTTCGAATTTAAGTCTTTTCTTAAATCATGGAATATCCTTAATGACAGGAATCAATATACTTTCGGAGTCTAATGAGATCTTGGTACAAGAAGCTAGTAAAAGGATAAAAAAATCATTATACGAAGGTGAAAGTCTATCAGAAACAATCGTAAAAGAGAACATATTTTTACCTTCTTTTTTTGAGATGGTACGGTTTTATGAATCAGTCGGTTCATTAGATATCGGGATGAAACAGTATGCAGAAGAATTACAAAAACAAATCGAATCGGAATTGAAACGAAAACTAAAGTGGCTTGAACCTATCTTAATTTCTTTGACAGGGGTATTTGTATTTGTGTTAATTTACATTTTGTTTTCACCTATTTTTTCATTAATTCAATCGATTTAGGAGGGGAAAAGAAATGAAGATGATCACTTCTGTTAAGAAAAACAATAAAGGATTTACGCTGATCGAGATTTTAGTGGTTATATTCATTATTGGTATAATTTTGGCAATTGCTACTCCTAATTTAAAAGCATCAGGAGAGAAGGCGCAGAAAAAAGCTTGTCTAGCCAATCAAAAATTAATTCAAGTTCAATTAGAAAATTATTATCTCGAACATCATGCCTATCCGAATTCCTCAACTTTTGTGACAGATTTAGCGAAAGAAGGGCTTCTAAATTCCGTTATTACTTGTCCATCAGGGGGAACCTATTCCTTTGATCCTAATTATGTAGATCCATCAACAAATTTAACACGAGTAAAAGTAAGCTGTAGTATCGCTTCACATAATGAATAAAAATGGGTCAAGAAATAATGGATATACGAAAACATAAAGGGTTTATTCAACTTGAAGTGGTTTTTGTTCTTTTTATGATTGGGATGCTTTTATCTTTTTCTATCCCGTCTTTTCGTAATTTCCAAGAACGGTCTGAGCTAGAACAATGGGTAGATCAATTTTTAGCAGATTATTTTTGGGCACAACAAGAAGCAGTACATACAGATAAATGGGTGGAAATTGTTTTCAATTCTGATGCCCATTTTTATCTCATTCGTAATGAACGAGGACTGATCAAAAAAGTGCAGTATAGTAATAATATTTTCATCTCAGAAAATTTCTTAAATCACCGTATCATGTTTAATGCCTTTGGACAATTAGCTTATCGAAATGGAACTATTGATGTAGTCTCTCCATCGGGAGAAAGACAATTAGTGATTCAATTAGAAACGGGGCAGATTCATGTTAAAAAATAAGGGAATCATTATGGTTGAAACATTATGGGCGATATTTATATTCAGTGTGATTCTTATGAGTAGTATTCCGATCTATCGACAAATGATGATCGAAAGGGAACATCGGAGCCAAGATTATCTGGCTCTAACCATCGCTCGTTCTGAAATGGAAGTGAGCCAAAATCGATTACAGGAAAAGGAATATCAGCGTAATATTTATCATGTTCAAGTCTATGTACAACCATATAATTTCCAAATTCTCGAAATTCAGGTGATGGTATCGTGGAAACAAGAAGAACAAAAGCGGGAGATTTCATTGAAGAAATTAGTCTATCCCGGTACATAATGAACCCAAAAGGATTTTCATATGTTGAATTCATGATTATGATTTCCTTTTTTACCTTTTTAGTTAGTTACCTTTTGAATTTTTTAATTGTAACACAAAAGGAGAAGGAAGAACAAAGAATTCAATTTGTTCTTCAACATTCTTATCATATGGGATATAACTATTTAAAAAGTAGTGTATTACCTGCATCTCGTTTCTTTGGTAGTGAACAAACTTTATATATTGAAAGTAAAAGTAAATTAGAGGTATTTCGTTTTGATGGTGTGAAGGTCATACGTGAGGTGAAAAAAGGGGAAGGAGCACTTAATGGTACAGTGATTGTTTTTGAATATGTCGATTCTATTCGATTTGAAATTTTACCAAACGGAGAGGGAATTCATCTATCGGGACGTTTAAAGTTGGATGATCGAGTGTTTCCCTTCGATGATTTCATTCTAAAAAGGGTACAGACATGATGAATCTCTTACGAAAACAAGATGGGTTTGTGTTTCTTCCTGTTTTAGGGGCGTTCTTCATTATCCTCTTATCGCTAATTTCCTTCGTTGAGAATCAGCTGATCTGGAAAGACAATTTTCTGAAGATGAAAATGGAAACAGAAATGGATTACTTCTTGGAATCTGGAGTTGCATTAGCAATCGATCAGTTAAAACAAAATCCTAATTTCCAAGGAAATATGTCGTTTGTTTACAATGGCAATACATATGTCATACAATTTAAACAAGATCTATTTCAACCAATCATACACAGTACAATTGCTATACCTAGTAAGACCTACAAAAGAATTTATGTAGATTTTTCCAAAACGAATTTTACCATCCTAGATTGGAAAGAAGGATTTCAATATGATTAACGACAAACAACATCTCATTTTCATTGGTTTTATGGGAGTAGGGAAAAGTACAATTGGCAAGGAATTATCTAGACAACTTCATCTTCCCTTTATTGATCTTGATGAAGAAATTGTACGTAGAGAAAATAGAACAATTTCTGAGATTTTTCAATCAGAAGGCGAATCTTTTTTTCGTAAAGTGGAGTCCGAAATATTTGCAGATATTGTTCAAAATAAGAAGCCATCCGTTATTGCAACAGGAGGCGGGATTATCTTATCGGATCAAAATCGATCATTGATGAAACCACATTTGACGATTTTATTAGAGGCATCGCTGGATAGTTTATTTGATCGGGTGACCAAGCAACAACAGGATCGTCCTTTATTAAAAACGGATACAGATATGAAGCTCCGAATGAAAGAGCTTTATCATCAGCGTTTACGACTATATCGTCAATCCGCGGATTTTATCATTCTAACAGATAATAAGAGTGTAGATTCAATTATAGAGGAAATCCAAAATAAATTAGGTTTGAAATGAGTTGTATACAACCCCTTTAGAACGTCGATACTTAAACTGAAGGGGGGAGTTTTTCATGAAATCAAATGATTTTGTAAAATACTTAACTGTTCAATTGATGGAACGAATGGACCAACCCCAAAAAATAAGATCAGCAGAAAAGAAACATAAAGAATCATTTTCTCATCATTGGTTTGGTCTAATACCACTTTCATTAAAAATGTGGGCAAAACGGTTTCAAAAAAATGTGTAACGTGGTATAGTCTAACCTCTTCTCGCTCATATTAAAAAAGAGAGGGGGTGGATCTATTGGCACGTATTGCTGTTGAACAATCCTTACAGTCAGTCAAACAATATTTGCAAAGTAAAGGGCATGACGTGGTTGACTTAAATCAAAATACTCAAGCAGATGCTTTCGTGATTACAGGTCAAGATAAAGATGTAATGGGTATGCAAGATGTTACAACCAAATCTACTGTGATCAATG from Tepidibacillus fermentans includes:
- a CDS encoding shikimate kinase codes for the protein MINDKQHLIFIGFMGVGKSTIGKELSRQLHLPFIDLDEEIVRRENRTISEIFQSEGESFFRKVESEIFADIVQNKKPSVIATGGGIILSDQNRSLMKPHLTILLEASLDSLFDRVTKQQQDRPLLKTDTDMKLRMKELYHQRLRLYRQSADFIILTDNKSVDSIIEEIQNKLGLK
- a CDS encoding competence type IV pilus major pilin ComGC gives rise to the protein MKMITSVKKNNKGFTLIEILVVIFIIGIILAIATPNLKASGEKAQKKACLANQKLIQVQLENYYLEHHAYPNSSTFVTDLAKEGLLNSVITCPSGGTYSFDPNYVDPSTNLTRVKVSCSIASHNE
- a CDS encoding YkuS family protein — encoded protein: MDLLARIAVEQSLQSVKQYLQSKGHDVVDLNQNTQADAFVITGQDKDVMGMQDVTTKSTVINAKGLTPEEVYQMISNHLS
- a CDS encoding YqzE family protein; this translates as MKSNDFVKYLTVQLMERMDQPQKIRSAEKKHKESFSHHWFGLIPLSLKMWAKRFQKNV
- a CDS encoding type II secretion system F family protein; amino-acid sequence: MNKILWFSRKWDDSLRIEFSRLMKVQIRNGIPLTQGIRLIKDVLPNKVSHDLDHFIYWMEQGETISATLQKLQFPKTYVSFITIGESHGDLALAFEQCESYYQQKYQFKNTVRNAVSYPIFLLLLIILLFLFFTTILLPQFLQLYVTLQIEIPSTTRLIFTIFKWFHDYKLWILLSASVSFIVIYYLLRKKVYHKKIKLWMLHFPGLKKYWLQKYTFLFSSNLSLFLNHGISLMTGINILSESNEILVQEASKRIKKSLYEGESLSETIVKENIFLPSFFEMVRFYESVGSLDIGMKQYAEELQKQIESELKRKLKWLEPILISLTGVFVFVLIYILFSPIFSLIQSI
- a CDS encoding prepilin-type N-terminal cleavage/methylation domain-containing protein, producing the protein MDIRKHKGFIQLEVVFVLFMIGMLLSFSIPSFRNFQERSELEQWVDQFLADYFWAQQEAVHTDKWVEIVFNSDAHFYLIRNERGLIKKVQYSNNIFISENFLNHRIMFNAFGQLAYRNGTIDVVSPSGERQLVIQLETGQIHVKK